One window from the genome of Cucumis melo cultivar AY chromosome 10, USDA_Cmelo_AY_1.0, whole genome shotgun sequence encodes:
- the LOC127151176 gene encoding LOW QUALITY PROTEIN: uncharacterized protein LOC127151176 (The sequence of the model RefSeq protein was modified relative to this genomic sequence to represent the inferred CDS: inserted 4 bases in 3 codons; deleted 1 base in 1 codon), with product MTIQQHSPLELEPWNDLNXKVVMVIGASSRLGRELCLDLARAGCKIIAAAHRTNRLQSLCDEINELDFSVSRRAVAVELDVCANGKSIEESVTKAWDYFEFIDTLVNNAGKCVNWNVKSPLELSEKEWDDTMGTNLKGQWLXVCILTNKANRGGSIINIYSISGLDRALQWGALAXKAALNTLTKVMAKELGAHNTRVNCICPGPFKSEITKDLMEKDWIKKVARASVPLGTFGISHPPLTTIVRYLMHDSSKYIFGNIFIVDARNSLLGVLIFSSFNELSLLSKFHDNDLLVVVDSVSTGAAGNTSYLNSEVPKSQHSHHDTDIIDIDAFESLYAGIPIKIHHEVNVSYNKAWRGCEIALNSIIGTYTAKEADNEAFVVVDSENDLLWAWFFRNSKSIFGEHNELVIVSDAHKSIENGFNVVYETTEHGLCAFHLYKNSKKNHKSLLI from the exons ATGACAATCCAGCAACATTCGCCTCTTGAGCTTGAACCGTGGAATGACTTGA GCAAAGTGGTGATGGTGATTGGAGCATCCTCGAGGCTTGGTCGTGAGTTATGTCTCGATCTCGCTAGAGCTGGATGCAAAATCATTGCTGCAGCACACCGAACCAATAGACTCCAATCTCTTTGCGACGAAATTAATGAACTCGATTTTTCAGTCTC CCGCCGAGCCGTGGCTGTGGAGCTTGATGTTTGTGCCAATGGAAAGAGTATTGAGGAGAGTGTAACGAAAGCATGggattattttgaattcattgaCACATTGGTTAACAATGCTGGTAAGTGCGTTAATT GGAATGTAAAATCTCCACTTGAATTGAGTGAGAAAGAATGGGATGATACAATGGGAACAAATCTTAAAGGACAATGGT GTGTATGCATACTCACAAACAAAGCTAACAGAGGTGGGTCTATTATCAATATTTATTCCATTAGTGGTCTCGATAGAGCACTACAGTGGGGAGCACTTGC AAAGGCTGCCTTAAACACTTTGACTAAG GTTATGGCCAAGGAATTAGGAGCACACAATACTAGAGTAAATTGTATATGTCCTGGACCATTCAAATCTGAAATTACAAAAGATCTTATGGAAAAAGATTGGATTAAGAAGGTAGCAAGAGCTAGC GTCCCTTTAGGAACATTTGGAATTTCACATCCACCATTAACGACAATCGTTCGATACTTGATGCACGACTCTTCTAAATACATCTTCGGTAACATTTTTATAGTCGATGCAAGGAACTCATTACTTGGTGTTCTAATCTTCTCATCCTTTAATGAATTATCTTTGCTTTCG AAATTTCATGATAATGATTTACTTGTGGTCGTTGACTCTGTATCGACTGGTGCTGCTGGAAATACATCGTATTTGAACAGTGAAGTACCCAAATCTCAACATTCACATCATGATACAGACATTATCGACATTGATGCCTTTGAATCGCTATATGCTGGAATACCTATTAAA ATTCATCATGAAGTGAATGTAAGCTATAACAAGGCTTGGAGAGGGTGTGAGATTGCATTGAATTCCATTATAG GAACGTATACGGCTAAAGAAGCAGATAACGAAG cttttgttgttgttgattcCGAGAATGACTTGTTATGGGCATGGTTTTTTCGTAATTCTAAAAGTATTTTTGGAGAACATAATGAACTGGTAATTGTGTCTGATGCTCATAAAAGCATAGAAAATGGGTTTAATGTTGTGTATGAAACAACTGAACATGGATTATGTGCTTTCCATTTGTATAAGAACTCGAAAAAGAACCATAAGTCACTTCTAATTTAA